The genome window TGCCTGGGCAATgcttataagtactctatttcggaccttgagctcattttatcacattttgagttatagagctcggatttgggtgattttggaggggattttcaccacatgggttggggtaagtatttttttactcggttttgattatattacatgattctatcttcgattttggcattaaATTCATgattctaaaagagaaattgttggtttttgtcaaaactttcctaaagtgaataatttggttttgaacatcgattcggagttggatttgagtgaaattagtatggttggacttgtattcgAATGGATTGTCAGGAGTTTTGAGTTTTTTCGGGTTTCGAGGTGTTggcttgggttgactttttggttgaatttgagtacttgattaaagattcgacattTATCGTTCCTATGGCACGGTTTGatgttttgagttgcttttggctagtttcgagccgttcggaggttggttCGTGCAGGATGGCATTTCTATAGTATTATTTGTCTTGCTCAGTAtttatttggcttgttcgagataagtacaTATCTAAACATGAATTTGAGAGTAATTATCCCTGAGAACTATGATATTTAAGATGGGTTgtgggtgacgcacgtgctaggtgacgggcgtgtgtgcatGCACGGAGGTACTCATGATCcaggtagttcttaggctattatgtgccttgttttTCTATCATACTTCTTTGGtatcatgttttctccatttatatGACTACGTGagatattattcatgctagaaatcatgtctaggccacCTACTtaattgtttgagacatgatatggATATTTTCtccatgttgagctatttgccttagccgtagtcatattGTACATTCATGATAGTTTCATCGGCATATTATATGTCTGTCTCTGTGTACTTTTGATATACTATCTCACATGTTATTGGTGTCCTTAAACTTGACACGTGTTTAAGCTGTATTTGAGGCACATTGTGATATTCCGTGTTATATAATTTGATTATGTTTTTGTGATATGTTGACATATGGAGACTTAAGCggattgatgactgatgtgggCCGTAGAGCCGTATTGTGAGTTATGTTAGATTGGGTTTCACGCTGCAACAgttatattgatattgaggtgatgcGTACGCCAGGCCCCTCATTGGACTAAGTAGTACTGATTTTGAGGCTACGCGTGCACCAGACCCCACGATTAGGCTATGTGatattgattagcgcttgggccaggatccgcccctccggagtctgacatgacggcagtgagcgcaggcacagtgatatatatatgtgctttggtgaggggcatttatgccaggcacccgtacagagTGTAGCTGTGTGTGATGATGAGGGCCCTTGTGCCAGGCACCGTGAGCATGCTAAGTGTGATTATTCATGATGGTTTAACTGTGATGATATTGAGTTGACATGtgcatttgacatgtaggcatagagatgtatttttctcatgctagatggtaatatgacatttgatgacttgaaatatacatttgacatgtaggcatagagatgtattttctcatGCTAGACGGCAGTCTGacatttgatgacttgacatgtatattgacatgtgggcatagagatgcatttttctcatgctaactGGTAAATGAAAAGTCTTATCTGATGTTGTGAATTGGAAAAACacagttcttttgataaactcatgttaaATTAATTTTAGTGATAAGATTTGGACTttgactattatacttgaaaatcatGTCTAGTTTCCCGTAACTGTGAAGGAGTTGAGCATTATATCTCTTAAGTTATTTACTCTTACTGTCTTCactatattgttatgaattattattggctattggtgttggactctgaccatctTCTgaactcgtcactgctttcaatttgatgttaagtttgttacttgttgagtacatggggtcgattttactcatactatacttctgcatcttgcgtgcagatcttggagttgatgctGATGTGTATGTCGCAAGTTGTCATTGAAGGTGTACCTATTTTCTAAATATCGCTACATCTCATCCTTGATAGCTTTAGATTTGTAATCTGTTTACGTATattttaaatagatgttgtatttattttcaaaccagctttataaattcaagtcttagtggctcatgacttgtactaccaattcttgggttAATGTATAGAAGTTCAGTGTTTCACTTAATAAGTTATTATTTATCTCTATTAGAATTGTGTAAttgttgtttggcttacctaacggattgggttaggtgtcatcacgactagtggatttcgggtcgtgacagcgaTTGCGAAAAACATTTGAGGCATCAGAAACCATCAGCTCCAAACATcacaaaaatgatccgaaattacCCCGAATCACACCTAGTCCTcagggaccccatccaatcataccaacaaatcccaaaatataacacggacctactcgaagcctcaaatcccacaaaataacatcaaaaccttgAATCGCACctaaattcaagcttaatgaattaatcaaacttccaactttcaaaactcatgtcgaaccacgTATAACCAACTCGAAATCACCTTagatttttcacacaagttcaaatgatataacaaacctattccaactcccggaacaataatccaaacccgatagcatcgaagtcaactctcggtcaaacctatgaactttccaaactttcaaatttccaacttttgccaaacatagccaaaaccttctagaaatatccaaatacgaATTTGGACATACGCGTAAGTTCAacatcaccatacgaacctattggacaatcaaaatacgaatccgagactatttacacaaaagtcaatctttggtcaactcttcaacttTAAACCTCCAAAAATGAAATTTTcttttccaaatcaatctcgaatctCTCAAACATCGAAACCAACCACACACACAAGTCggaatacatcatatgaagctactcaagatatcaaaccatcaaacggAAGACCAATGTTCAAACCGACCGATTGAATCGTTACAATTacactgggttttttgttgttattattattattgttgttgttgttgttgttttgttgtTTCCTTTGTGGAAATGATTCATAAGGTTATGTCTTTTTTTTTGCCATGTCTGCTAACTTGCTCCTTAGTTCTTTAATTGATGCTCTTACTATTTTTCGTCATATCTCTTCCCTTATTTCTTGCTTATTATCTGCACAGGTAAATTttaagtgagtatcttttgacttaaaaatctCGCTACTACTTTACCGAGATTAATCAAGATAcctactgagtacatggggtcggttgcactaatactatacttctgcaccttacgtgcagatattTTGAAGCTAAGCGGCTGCGGAGTTCGAGGGCAAGCATTGAAGACTTCAATGTTGCAGCTATCTACCATCATATAGTCCATGGTAGTGCAGATTTGTATTTCTATTTTGTAACTTTCAAACAGATAATGTATTTCTTATTTCAACGTTGTAATTCAAATTTTAACCGCTCATGATTAGTATTATCAATCCTTGGGATAGTTGTATGAATTTTTCgccatcttatttattgttcacATATGATTTTTCATTCGAgttatgttatttattatttggcttacctagcatgtTAGAGTTAGGTGCAATCACGACTAGGTGGGATTTTAGATCGTGACATCTTAACACGATCAAAAGTCAAACAACAATTCTTAAGAAGGTCATCCCATAAAAATTCTTGAAAGACCAAAAGCTTTATTTCTCTATGAAATTACTATGTTTATATTGAAACTGTTGAAGTTGGAAAACAGATACTTCTATTTTAACTTCAACTGGAGTTGTCCAAGCAAGGCAATACACTTTTTAACattaaattttttttctttcaattctaACAAAAAATTGTCCAAATGCCAATTATCAAGTGAATCAAGATTAAAGAAGCAGTTAATAATGTAGGTGATAGTAGCCATCGAACCTTCCATTTTTTCGCACATATATTGGCGATCTTTATCAAAGGGATAACATCCATGATAAAGACATGCAGGCATCTAACATATTCAATTCAAAATTGAGGAGAAAATATACACTTTTGTTTTTGTGGTACCTATTACAAACTGTAATTAACCCTCTAACTCCCAAACTCATgttaacaaaaaataaaaaatgaaatgtCACACGGTTGGTTTCTCTATATTCTCCCTTCTAATACCTTGGATTCTCTCGAGACAAAGAAAAACATTTTATACTGGGATAAGTCAAATATGTGAGACACAATATAACTAAATAGTTAAAAGCATGTTCTCAGTAATAActtaaacttttagatgagatggaCGCACACTTCAGGAAGGCGTCAGGGCAGCTAATTCCGCGAATTTGGTACATGAAAAAGAATGAAGCCACACACTTCAACATAGCATCGCATGTACGTAATATTTTAAGGTACTAGGTTGGTTCCAGAATCATCATCCTTGTCTGAAGCTGCCTTGGTCAATTCCTCTGCTCTTCTTGCCTGAAGTTTCCAATCTGTTTGCATTAATGTATACACCATCATACATACACAAGCAAATTGAGCTGCCACAAGACCTAACCATAATCCCTTAAAGCCAATCTTGAGTTTAAAAGCAAATACACAAGCACATGGTAGTCCAACTATGTAAAATGCTGCTAAGTTTATTCTTACACCCATTGTTGGTCTTGCAGAGCCAGTTAGCACACCACATGCTGCTGTTTGAGGAGCGTTTCCGATTTCAGCTAATCCCAGGATTGGAAGCACTGCTGAAATTAACGCAAGTATTTCTGGCTCGTTCGTGTACAATTTTCCCCATACTGATTTTACCCCGACGCTTACACCAAACGCGGTGAACCCAAAAGCAAGTGCCACGAAGATACCAATGAGTCCTGCTAATTTAGCACGGTCAGGGTTACCAGCCCCTAATTCATGACCAACACGTTGTGATATACTCAAGCTTAGTGAAAATGGGAACACATAAATTGTCCCTGTTGTTTGTATCAATATTCCCATAGCAGCTACGCAAGAATCAGGATTATTCAATAAGCCACTCAAGAAGAGAACAATTTCGTACCACCACCATTCCAAGCACACGGAAAATAGGCTAGGCAAAGCCAAACTCAACAACGGACGCCACCCATTGAAAGTTGAGATAAATGTAGCACCAGCCCATGGTTTAATTGCAACTTTGGACAGAACCAAATAAAGTAACAAGCCAATGTTCATGTTCAGTGAGTATAAAACAGAAGCCAACGCAATACCTTTCACGTTCAAATTCAAATACGTTACAAGAAGATAGGTAATCGGAAGGTGCAAAATCGTTGAGCATGTAGCTACTAAAGTAGCTGGTGTATTTATGCACTGTGTCCTTAAAAATGCTCTCAAAGGATTCAAGTGCGCGCTAGCAAGTAACTCGGGTATAGAGAAAATTAAGTAACCTTTGGCGACTTTTGTAATGACTCGATCTTGGCCTAGTCGAAGGAAGACAGGTTCAACATTTAACCACAGAAATGTGATTGGAATTGTCACAGCTAAGAGGAGTAAAAACATTTTGATGTATGTTTGGGTTAGAACTGACCATCTTTTGGCACCATAAGCCTGGGAACAAATGGGCTCCATACCCATACAAAGCCCTTTCATTACAGAATAGCCCGTTACATTTGCAAACCCAATTGCTAGTGAACCTCCAGCTAGCTCTGTTTTGCCCATATGACCCAAGAAAAGCATAGATATAATGTTCTTTGAAAACAACAGCAATGTTGTTAAGGCCACTGGACATGCAATTTTCCCAAGCAAGAGTAGTTCTCCACTCACCTGTATTTTCAAGGTTCACTCAACATATTAAAAAAGAGTTCAAGTTCAATGCAAtaacaatataaaaatataaatacaattaGATTAATAATATAAATTTCTATGATAAGCATTATGTGGTTACCCCGTAAAAATGGTAAATATTCCTCATATGTTAAACTATGTTGATACTTAGAGGTGGAGTTAGAGTATTAGATACGAGTACGGATGAATCCAATAACTTTTGCTTCGATCATTATTTGTATTAGAAAATTCATtagatttataaatatttaatttgtgTACCCAATACATGCTATAAGCTCAGGGGGGTAAGTTCAGACCAATAAACTTTAAATTTTGGCTTCGTCTCGGCTaatagtgttttttttttttattactaGTGGTGTATGTAACTAAATCCACTCAAGAATACACTAAATAGAAGGGTAAAATGATTTAAAGATAATCAAATCTTCCGATATATATTACAATTGTACATACTATTGGTCATTGCCACTGATCATTGTACATGTCGCAAAGCTAAATTTTACAATTATTAATTATGTTTAGTATTCCGAAACTAGAAGTGCTTTATTATCAAACAAAAAGAATTAAAATTTGAAGAAATTAATTAAGAGAAAGCGTGCCAAAACCTGAACATGGATGCACATAAGCACGTGCCCACATATAAATGTCATCCTTTCTGTTCCTTAGTAAAATAGCCTTTCTTTTTGACTAATTTAAGGACGTAAAAGATTTACATATTATAGAGGacttgaaaaagaaaggaagaagaAACAAAGTCACTTTTTTCCATTTGATACACttactattatatatatatattggtgaaAAGTTAGATTCCACCCAGACTAGTGTAGTTTAATGTGTCTACCTATACTCATTACCCCGTATGGGTATTTTACGTTGTTTAATGAGGCAGTGTACATCTCAATTTTGAAAAGAAGGTTTCGGGGCACCATAGGGGCGGAGCCACAATAGAAATTACGGGTTCGGTAAAATTAAGTAATTTTAGTTTCAAACCCTATAAATTATTAGATATTTCTTCAAATTTTCTTatcatatttgatttttttatctCTTCAATGGAGGACAAAATATTTACGGTAATTGATTTTACCTTTtacgaaaagaaaaatataattattcAATATTGGCTAGTCCTCTTTTTTTGGAGGAAAAGATTTTGGACTTcaataaattgaaaatctttccTTCTCATTTAGTAACTTCTGCAATGTAGCCTTAAGGCGcttgagagtcttgtttagggaAAATATTTGTGAGACGAGTGTTAATATGTCACTTGTATGTGCCTCTTCTTTAGGTTGTTAACTCGatattttatactctcttttaTTTTGTGAATTGCTCATGTCCACTTGTGGATATAGGTCAATAGATCGCACCACATTAAATGATGTGTCTCTTctggtatatttctcttttgttgtctaTTTAATCATTATTCAAAGTTGCTTAGTTAGCTTTTGAATAACACTAATTATTTCGATCCTAACAAGTGGTATTAGAGCGAGGTTCAAAACATATTCATCAAGGCGGGTGTAGTTCTAGTCGCAACCTATTTGACGGTAATCATGATTTTTGTCTGAAAATTTTGACTGAAGTGCTACTCACGTTAAGAGAAACTTTATGGTGGAGATTTGGAGATGCGACCCGTTGAAAGTTATATGAAGAAGGTGGATCAAGTTTATGTTGTCAGAAAATTCAGGTCAAGAGGAGAACTGTTAGGTGtttgtactattttttttttaccatATTTAATTTTTCTATCTCTTAAAGGAAGGgcaacatatttaccataattgattttactttttacgaaaaggaaaatataattcttccataTTTGATTAGTATTTTTTCTTGGAGGAAAAGATTTTGGACTTTTATAAATTAAGAATCCTTCCTTCTCATTTAGGAGAATCCACAATGTTGTCGTAAGGGAtttgagagtcttgtttatgaggaGATTTTTTGAGACAAGTGTTAGTACGTCACTTGTGTGTGTctctttgtgaggttgttctctcgatattttactctcttttatatagggGATTGATCATTTTCGCTTGTGGATGCAGGTCAATAGACAGAACTACGTTAAATAGTTGTGTCTCTTTttgtatatttctcttttgttatcTGATTTATCATCATTCAAGATTTGCTTAGTTAGCTACTGCATGACATCTGATTATTTCAATCC of Nicotiana tomentosiformis chromosome 7, ASM39032v3, whole genome shotgun sequence contains these proteins:
- the LOC104116873 gene encoding protein DETOXIFICATION 53, which gives rise to MCTAMNESREESDDIISITSDEMAAAAATIEQMVKQREEFVRPSYSSSHSSALQFFRQVPMNEVSGELLLLGKIACPVALTTLLLFSKNIISMLFLGHMGKTELAGGSLAIGFANVTGYSVMKGLCMGMEPICSQAYGAKRWSVLTQTYIKMFLLLLAVTIPITFLWLNVEPVFLRLGQDRVITKVAKGYLIFSIPELLASAHLNPLRAFLRTQCINTPATLVATCSTILHLPITYLLVTYLNLNVKGIALASVLYSLNMNIGLLLYLVLSKVAIKPWAGATFISTFNGWRPLLSLALPSLFSVCLEWWWYEIVLFLSGLLNNPDSCVAAMGILIQTTGTIYVFPFSLSLSISQRVGHELGAGNPDRAKLAGLIGIFVALAFGFTAFGVSVGVKSVWGKLYTNEPEILALISAVLPILGLAEIGNAPQTAACGVLTGSARPTMGVRINLAAFYIVGLPCACVFAFKLKIGFKGLWLGLVAAQFACVCMMVYTLMQTDWKLQARRAEELTKAASDKDDDSGTNLVP